GGGACGTTTTTCCGGAACTTCTGAGGTCCGGTTGTTCAGGCTACAACATAACATACTACTGGAGCGGGGATACCTCACCGCACTACGTGACCGCGGGAGATGCCCCGTACTGTGACGTCACCGCTCAGGATCTCCTCGATGGAATGGACAGATACGCCGTTGATGATGCAATAATAAGGCTCTTCCGCAACCTCGGCGGAGATGGGACGCAGGCAAACCCAATATTAGTACAGCTACCGCCAACGGTAAACATAGTCTTCGTATCCATGGGCAACATCCCCGGCCTGTTCCAGCCCATTACAATAACACTCAGAGTCTGGAGGGAGAACGGATGAAGAAACGGCGGGCATTTCTAATGAACTCAACGGCCATACTCCTGCTGATACCCCTCATGCTTCTCCTAGCCACGTATGAGGACGTTTCATCCCAGATAATAATGAGTCAGAGCGAGAGAACCCAGGTTGAGAGAACGTACAGGGTGGTATCGTACGTTGAGATGGACTTCCAGAGAACCCTTGAGATATCCGGAAAGAGGGCGATAGTTACCGTTGTAGACTACATTGCAAACACTCGGGACTTTCTGGATCCAAACGACCCGGACGGTATGGCGAACGCCACTATACGCGACCTGGTTTTGTTCGGCCAGTCACCCCAAGTCGCGAGTAACTATTCCGAAAGGCTGATGAGAGATCAAACCGTCTTAGGCTGGCTCGGAAACATGTCCACCGAACTTAGAAGACAGGGCTATGAGCTGAAGATAGCGAACAGAACCATTGCCGAAATCGAGGCTATGAGCGTATCCCAGAGGAGCAGTTTTCTCAGAAGCAACATAGAACTAACCGTTGCCCCCCTTGACGCGTTCAGGATCGTTATACGCGCCAGAATAAAGGACGTGACGATTTCAGACGTCTCGGGCAAGGTTGTCTATACCGGCCCAATACCGAGGGAGAACTACGTTTACTCAATAATCTCAATCGAAAACCTTGAGGACCCCATATTCTCGGCACTCACCTACGGCAGGTACTACCGCTCAATTGAACCCTGTGAGTACACTTTCCCCGAACTCATGGATAGGCCCGTTAGAACACTCTACGGGAACGGCACCAGCACCAGTGACCATGTACTCGGCAAGTATTCCTCCACAGCCTGGGACACCGGACACATATTCTACGGCAACTCCTACCCAGGAGATGGTGCTGATGGATACGTGCTCCGCAGCGGGGACATAGCCGGCGTTACCGCCCCGATAATCGTCAATACCACAATAAACGGCGTCCCCATCTCCCCGCTTGAGATCTTCAGCGACGATGACGTGGGAGTCCTCGTGTTCGGCAATGTTAGTGCGACTAACCACTGGTGCGGATCCAACTACAAGTGGAGGGTCAACATTACGATACCCAGCTACGCCGACGGAAGCCTTGTGCTCCTAAAAATACCGGCCTCAATATTCCCCGGCATATATCACACCGATGGAACTGCCTCAATGATGATCTATGAAAAGTCCAGCATCGCGTGCACTCCGGTGCCCTTCTGGATAGAGTACTGGGGAACCTCCTACGTCTGGATATGGATAAGGGCCAGCGGTACTGACTACTCGATTTACTTTACAGACAACCCGTCCTATGCCACCGATGGATATAACAAGGAATACCTATTCTGGCTCATCGACACGTTCGACGGCACATCAATAAATCCCGTCCTGTGGAACAACCTAGCCGACGCGTATCTTGACGGGAGCGGCCATCTCGTCGTTCCAGGCGGAACTGAAAAACTCGCCCTCCAGACGGTCAATGCAATAGACGGTCCATTTTTTGTGAGGTTCAGGATGAAGCCGGACAGCACCGCTCTGGACTTTGATGGAGGCGTTGAGACGGAGTTTAACTATACGGAAACCCAGGCTTTAGGAAATTATCTCAAGGTCATCATAAGCTACGATGGACCGGAGCTCATAGACCCGACAAACGTCCAGGTGCCAATACGTCTCAGCGCCGCAAATATAAGCGGCATAAACTCCGACCCCGCAACGAACAGAGCGGAGATACTTACATACTCCGACCCGCTCCTCCAGAACAGGATACCCTTCTGGATAGAATACTGGGACACGAACGGCGCTCAGATATGGGTAAAGACTAACCTCACGTACATCGGAAGAACCTGGAGCAACGGATGGGTGTACCATTATAACGCCACAGTTTACATTAAATACAACACGGGCACACTCACCAGGGGAGACGGGAACCAGGTCTTCGAGTTCTTCGATGACTTCACAGGTACAACTTTGGATACAGGGAAGTGGGACACCCATGGAAATCCAGCCGTAAACAACGGCTATCTCCTGCTTCCGAGCAGGAGCTGGATATGGTCAAAGGCAACTTTCCCGAGCACATACATAATGGACATTAGAGGAAAGCTTGTCGACAACCCCGGAATAATGTGGAACATCCGCAGGAGCACGGGATGGGGTCGCATTGAGGACATCAACTACTACGGCGATGGAAGGGGGTATCTGTGGTGGTTCAACGTCCTGACGAGCAACTGGATTGGATGGTATGACTCTAGTACGACGGAGTACACACTAAACTCATTCCAGAACATAGAACTGAGAGTAACACCATTCTGGACCGACATATACCAGTTCTCAGACTGGACCAACAAGGTTCTAAGGAGCTCGTACAACGCTGGGGCTAGTAGCAACCGTGCCATAGGTTTGGAGCAGTGGAATGGAGGCCCCAGCGAATACGACTGGATATTCGTCCGCAAGTACCTGGAGGACGAGTACCTGAGCTACACCATAACGCAAGCCGGAGGCACCCAAACAACGACAGAGACGGAGAGAGTACAGTTCATCGACGACAATCCAGGATTCAGCGACCACAATGGGGACACGCTGGCCATACTCGAAAACTGGGAAAACAGCTTGGTGTCAGACAACCCCACGACACTGTCTGACTACCGCAGGTACCAGATTGTATTTACGCCTGTTTCCGGAGGAGTAGATCTTGAGTTCACGGACGTTGACAACCCGCTAAGAAGCACCACCGTGAGAATAAACAAAGAGCCCGTATCACCTACAAAAGTGGGCATCGTGATAGACAGCCAGCCCCAGGGCACCCTCATTAATACCGCATACTTCGATTGGATAGTTATAGGCAGGATGCCCTACTATACAACCGACTCCATAAGCTCCACCACCGTTGAATCGGCACCCCAGACAAGCAGTGCATACAATGCCCGTGCCTACGACCTGCAACCGCTGATATCATGTATAGTAGATCAGAAGTACTTTGGGACGTATAATGGAATATCGTTCTTTGAGCGCCTTGAAAACAGTGTGACCAACCATGCTAAATACTTCCAGCTGGCAAAGGAGATGCAGGACGAGCTGGGAATGAAATATGGAGGCGAATACTATCCCATCGGGCTCGTCAGCTTTATGGTGCCCAATGCTGACTACGACCGTAAGCTCTTTGATATATTCAACAACTTTGGAATAACAGTAGAAGACGGACAAAGTAGCGTGGATTACTACTTCCTCAACTATTACTTCGGAAGGATGGACAAGACGCCAGCCTATCGTGTCTGGGGCATATCCTACGGTACGAGCGCTCTCACAGGGGATTTGAGCGTTGTGCCATTCTTCCTCGACAATCAAACGGCAGCGGCCATACTTGGACCAACCGGAGCAGAAGACCTGCTGAAGAGGTGAAATCATGTCGGTGGAAGACATCCTCTACAGAATCGGTGAGTCCGTGGATTCAGGGATCAGAGAACTCATGGATTTCATAAATCCCTCCCCCTCAGAGGAGCCGCCAAGCTTTAGATATCTCAGCAGACTCGTGAAGAAGAGGTTCACTGCCCATGAATACCTCAGCCTCAAGCTCCAGCTGGCCTTTCTCAGCTATCTTATTCTCAATCTAATCCTGCTCTTCATCAAGGCCAGCCCACTGTGGCTCGTGGGCGTGGCGGTGGTTTACTTCCTCTATCTCCGCTACACATTGGTTAGGAACCGGGAGTTCTTTGTGGAGTATGAACCCTACAGGTTCTTTTACTACGCAATATCTCTTATTTCCCTCGCTGTTTTCCTGGGATACCTCGTGATACGGAAGATAGCCACGAGCATCTACTATTACTACGCATACCTGCTGGTGGCCTTTGCCATCGTGATGGCATTCAGATGGTACTTCAAGCAGAGATACGGAAGGGACTATACCTACGGCATCGTTGAGGAGATCAAGGGCGATGCCGTCAGGGTCTTTGTTCACGACGACATAGCGGCGAACGTCAAGCCCGGCCACTACTGGGTCGATGCCGTGGAAGACCTGGAAGTTGGCAGGGTGGTGAAGCTCATCGTGGAGGACAGGAAGCTCAAGGGGGCGGTTCCGGTAAGGATAATAGAGGTCTATCTCACGGATCAGTCCTCCCAGAGCTCGACAGAGCCGAAGGAAGAAACCGAATGAAGAATGAGGAGATATATCGAGTGACAGGGCTCAACAAGGTTCGTCTTGACGAATCCCCTACCTCTCTTCTTTATCTCCAGGGGCTCGACTCCGCGGCATTCTGGAAAGATTATAACGGTGTCTTCTCCCTCTACAAGACGGAAGCCGAGTCCCCCACAGACCCTCTCAAGGAAAACCCTGAACTCCTGCCATCTATCAATTTTAGTGAGATAGTAGACCGTGTGCCCCAAGCTATCACCAAAAATAGTAAGAGTTAAACTTTAAAAAGTTTTCTAATTTGCAATCTATAGTCGTAACCAGCAAGGCTTTTCAGGTGGGGTCTCAAAATGATGGGGGAGCGATGATGAGAGAACCCGTTACCGATAAAAGATGGGGAGAGGACCGACTAGCTGAGCTCCCCGCAGAGTTGTGCGAAGTTACGGTAAATATCCGCCCCCCTCTCCGTGTGGGCAACCTCGGGATGGAACTGGACGCCGTAGATGGGAAGGCTCTCGTGCTTCATGGCCTCAACAGGGCAGGTCTCACTCCTGGCCAAGAGCTTGAAGCCTCCAGGCAACTCCTTTACCTCGTCCATGTGGCTCTCCCACACCTTGAGCCTCTTTGGAAGCCCGCGGAAGATGTCGTTCTCCTCCAGTATCTCCACCTCAACGAGGCTGTATTCAGCCTTTTCGCCCCTTCCGACCTTCCCGCCGAAGTGCTTCGCTATCAGCTGGTGGCCGAGGCAGATGCCAAGGATTGGGACGTTGAACTCGTCGTAGTGCTCCAAGATGGCGGAGCAGTTGCCGGTTTTCTCTATGTCCGGGCCACCAGAGAAAATGATGCCTTTCGGCTTCATTGCCTTTATCTCCTCAAGCGGCGTCGTGTTGGGGATTATCTTGGCCTCAACGCCGAGGTATCTTAAAGTCCTCCATATCCTGTGGACGTACTGCCCGCCGTTGTCCATTATGACTATCATTCTCTCACCTCCAGGAGGTTGAAGAAGGCATTGGATTCTTCAGCGAGGTAAAAAGCCCTCAAATCGAGTGATTTGGCCAGCTCGGCCATTCTTTTGTCGTTGGTTATCAAAACAGCGTCAAGGTAACGGGCAGTCGCAATGAAGTATATGTCAGATGCCTTGTGGTGCGTCTGAAAGGCCACTTCCCTCAAATCCTCCATTATCAGTTCCTCCGGAACCCATATGACGATTTCTGAGTAGTGGTCCAGCGCTCTCTCCACGGATTCCCTCTCAAAGTACCTCGACAGAACGGCTATAAACTCAACCTCGCCGAGTCGCGGGGCATAGAGCTCAATTCTGCCGAGCTGGGCGTTCTCAATGACCTCTTCGGAAATCTCTGTTCGTTCAGGATAGAAACTTGAAAACAGATGAAAAATCACCGATGTGTCCACAACGACCCTCATGTTTCCTCCTCCCTTAGGCGAAGGAGGTAGTCAGTGGGATCCTCCTTGAACTTCGCAGGTGTTACTTTCTTCCTCATCTCCCTCGTCAGCTCAAGGAAGTCATCGCTGTAAACCCTAACCCTAAGCCTCTGCCCTTCCTTGAGCTTAAGGGGCTTCAGCGGCTTCAGCACGCCGTTCTCATAGATGACCTCAATGATCTCCCCCATTCTCCCACCGTATCCTTTTACGCTCAAGATGTAAATAAGGGTATCGAGTCACTCAAACTCAATCGTTGCCGGGGGCTTGTTGGTGATGTCGTAAAGCACCCTTCCAACCTCGGGAATCTCGCTGGTTATCCTGAAGGCTATCCTCTGCAGGACCTCGAAGGGAACGTTCATGGCATTTGCTGTCATGCCGTCGAGGCTCTCAACCACACGAACCGCTATCGTTTCCTTGTAGGCCCTTATGTCGCCCTGAACACCGACGGTCTTCACCCCCAGCAGAACAGCGAATGCCTGCCAGGGCTTTAGACCGGCCTTCTCGATCTCCTCCTCCACTATGGCGTTTGCCTCCCTTACAATGGCGACCTTCTCCGGGGTAACCTCACCGAGAACCCTAACCGCCAACCCCGGCCCCGGGAAGGGCATGCGGTTGTATATCTTCTCCGGGAGGCCGAGTTCTTTGCCCAGCTCCCTGACCTCGTCCTTGTAGAGGTCGCGGAGCGGCTCTATCAGCTTGAGGTTGAGCCTCTCCGGGAGTCCACCAACGTTGTGGTGGCTCTTGATTTTCCCCTTGCTCTCGATCCAGTCCGGGGCTATCGTTCCCTGGATTAGGAACCCGGCGTCGATCTCCCTCGCGACCTCTTCAAAGGCCTCGATGAAGACCCTGCCGATTATCTTTCTCTTTTCCTCGGGGTCGGTGACGCCCTTGAGCTCGCTGAAGAACCTTTCGCCGGCATCGACGTAGTGCAGGTTGAGACCAAACTCGTCCCTGAAGGTCCTGACGACGAATTCAGGTTCGCCCTTCCTCATGAAGCCGGTGTTGACGAAGACCGCGTGGAGCTTATCGCCTATGGCCTTGTGAGCAAGCACCGCAGCGACCGAGCTGTCAACGCCGCCGGAGAGCGCTATTATGGCCCTACCATCGCCGACCGTCTTCCTTATCTCCTCAACCTTCTCCTCGATGAACCTCCCCCACATGAGCACCACCTTTTCCCAACCATTCGGACGTCAATTTATAAACCTATCCGAGCGGGAATTAAACAGGTTCACGTCAAAATTTCGTCGAGCCTTCCCTCGTTCTCGGCCTGCCTCAGCTCCATCGCTATCCTTCTTCCGGTGCTGACCGGATAGTCATAGCGGAGCCAGCTGTATGGGGAACCATAAATGAAGGGGTTCGTCCCAGCGACTATCCTGGCGGAAATCTCGAAGACGACGAACTCAAGCTCCTCTGTGAAGACCCCCTCCAGACAGAAGGGGCCCCAGAGGCCACCCATCAGCTCCTCGGCAGCCTCAACGACCCTCTCCCCGGCCTCGATGACGTCCATCAGCAGGCTTTCGCGGAGAACTAGCGGAATGTTGCCTATCACCGTATAGTTGGTGTTCAGTTCAAGGTCGAGCTGCTCTCTGGCCGGAATCCTGCCTATCGCATCGACGTTGGACTCGTAACGCCTGTCTATGCTCATCAGCTCCAGCTCTCGGTTGAGCTTCGAGTAGAAGTAGTGCGGATAAACCGGAACGCCGAGAACGTACTCCTGAATCTGGATTCCGCTCAGCTCTTCCTTGTTCTGAACCCCGAGCCTTTCAGCTTTCTTCCAGAAGTCCTCAGAGCTCTTGGCCAAAAAGTAGCCCTTCCCGCCCTTGGCACCGTGGGGCTTGACTATGACCGGCCCGTCTATGTCGTCTGGGTCGTCGTAAACCCTCGGAAGGCGGAGTTTAGCCTTCTCAAGCCACTTCCTTTCCAGTGAGCGGTCGCTCTCCCACTTCAAGACTTCTTTGTTGCCGTAGTATGGAACGCGCATCTTCTCGACCAGCTCGATTCCGAGATGGGCCACGAAGGAGCCGGTTGGAATGACGACGGCATCCAAGCTGAGCAGCTCTTCCTCTGGATAGCTCCCCTCAATGAAGTAGTCCGCCACCGGAAAGTAGCGCGTGTAGAGGGGCCTAACGCGGAGGTTCCCAAAGGCAACCGTCTCAAAGCCCTCCCCCTTTGCCCCCTTCAAAATCTGAAGGGCAGAGTGGGATGCATACGTCGAGACCCTCATTCCCCCTCACCCAGAAGCTTTGGCAGGGACTCGTGGACTGCCCTCAGCTCGGAAACCAGCCTTCTCAGGAGTTCCTTTCCGCTCCAGTTGAAGATCACGTCACTTCCCTTCGCCTCTCCGATGACTGCAAAGTGTTTGAAGAGTGCTTTAAGCTCGTCAAGGTTCTCCTCGGGGAAGGCAACTATGTAGCGCCCGTGACTCTCGCTGAAAGCTACCTCCACCGGGTTCAATGTTTCGGCTGGAACCCTTGAGAGGTCAACCGTGAAGCCTACCTTTCCTGGGATGGCCATCTCCACGAGGGCAACGGCGAGTCCACCCCTGCTAACGTCGTGAACCGCTCTGACGAGGCCTTTCCGTATAGCCTTCAGAATTCCCTCGGAGTTGACCTTCTCCTCGTCGAGGTTCACGCGCGGGGCAAGACCGCCTTCAACGCCGAGCCTTGAGAACAGCTCCGAGCCGCCGAGTTCGGCCTTCGTTACCCCAACGACGCCTATGAGCAGTCCATTGTCCAGCCCCATCTCCGGGATTTCCTCAAGCTTTACCTTTCCGAGGCCGGCAACGACCGGTGTCGGCTTTATCGGTTTTCCTGCAACCTCGTTGTAGAAGCTGACGTTCCCGCTGACGTACGCCAAACCAAAGGCTTTGGCCGCATCGGCCAATCCCCTGACGGTCTCGGTGAAGCTCCAGTAGACCTCGGGCCTCTCGGGCGAGGCGAAGTTGAGGTTGTCCACCAACGCTAATGGCTCGGCCCCAACGCTCACGAGGTTTCTGACAACCTCGGCAACCGCCCCCATCGCACCGTGGTAGGGGTTGAGGTGGCTGTGGCTTGGGTTCCCGTCGGCGGTGAATGCCAAGCCATACTCGTCGTTGAGCTTGAGCACCGCCGAATCCCTTCCGGGCTTGAGGACCGTCCTCCCCTGGACCTCGTGGTCATACTGCTCCCATATCCAGCGCTTGCTTACGATGTTCGGACTGCCCCAGACGAGGTCGAAGGCCTCGCCGAATGAAACGTCGGGAGTTTCAACCGATCTCTCTGCGCTGTAGGGCCTCTGCTCCCACTCCATCGTGGGAACGTCCGCTAAGAGTTCAACCGGAAGGTCTGCAACTTTCTCCCCATTCCAGTGTATCACAAAGCGCGGCTCCTCGATGACCTCCCCCACAACCGTCCATTCGAGGCCGTACTTCTCGAAAATCTTTCCGAGGACGTCAACGTCGGCTTCGCTAACCGCGAAGAGCATCCTCTCCTGGCTCTCTGAAATCATGACCTCTGTCGGGCTCATTCCCGGCTCGCGGAGCGGAACCCTGTCGGCGTAGATTACAGCCCCGAAGTCCTTCTTGCCGGCCATCTCGGAAGCGGCGCAGGTTAGACCGCCCCCTCCAAGGTCCTTGAGCGCCCTGACCTTTCCGGTGTAAACGGCCTCAAGCGTGGCTTCAATCAGCAGCTTTTCCGTGAAGGGATCGGGGATCTGGACGGCGGAGCGGTCTTCCTCCTCCGCGTTCTCTCCGAGTTCCTCGCTCGCGAAGGTGACTCCGTGGATGCCGTCCCTGCCGGTCCTGTTGCCGACGAGTATAAGCTTGAGACCCGGCTCAGTTACGTAGCTGTGAACGAGGTGCTCGGGCTTCATTATCCCGATACAGGCCACGTTCACCAGCGTGTAGTTGTCGAGGCTCTCATCGAACTCCGTCTCGCCCCCAACGGTAGGAACGCCTATCCTGTTGCCGTAGTCGGCTATGCCCTTAACAACGTACTCGAAGAGATAGCGGTTTCTCTCCCTCTCCAGCGGGCCGAAACGGATCGGGTCAAGCAAAGCAATCGGCCTTGCACCCATGCATAGTATGTCCCTCACTATTCCGCCGACTCCCGTGGCCGCTCCCCCGTAGGGCTCGACCGCGCTCGGGTGGTTGTGGCTCTCTATGCCAACGACTATCCAAGTGTTCTCGTCGAACCTCACTATTCCCGCGTCCTCACCGGGGCCCAAAATGACGTGCTCGTTCTCGGTCGGCAGGAGCTTCAGCCAGAGCCTGCTCGACTTATACGAGGCGTGCTCGCTCCACATGACTTCGAGCATCGCCCACTCAAGTTCGCTCGGCTCTCTCTTCAAGCGTTCACGGATGAGCTTCTCCTCGTGCGGAAACACGGAATCACCTCCTCACCCACTCCACCATGCTTCTAAAGAGCCTCAGACCGTCTTCACTGCCCAAAAAGCGGTCGCTCGCGCGCTCCGGATGGGGCATGGTTCCAAGGACGTTGCCTCTCTCGTTGGCTATCGCCGCTATGTTCAGAATCGAGCCGTTGGGGTTAGCTTCCTCGCTCATGTTTCCTCTCTCGTCGCTGTACTGGAAGACGATTCTAACCTTCGATGGGTCGTCCACGTAGTAGTTCCCCTCTGCATGGGCTATAGGCATCCTTATGACCTCTCCCGGCTCGTAGAGGGAAGTGAACGGCGTTTCAACGTCGTTAACGTGAAGGTGCACCCACCTGCAGAGGAATCTTGGCTTCTTGTTCGGCCTCAGTGCCCCCGGAAGGAGCCCCGCCTCCGTCAGAACCTGAAAGCCGTTGCATATCCCGAGGACGGGTCTCCCCTCGCGGGCGAACTCCTTCACTTCTTCCATTATCTCCTGCCTTGCCGCTATCGCCCCGGCGCGGAGGTAATCGGCGTAGCTGAAGCCACCGGGCAAAACCACGCCGTCGAAGTCCTTGAGGCTCGTTTTGTACCAGACGCGCTCGACCTCGGCGCCGGCCTTTCTTATCGCCCTCTCCGTCTCGAAGTCGCAATTCGTTCCGGGGAATACGACCACGGCGAAGCGAACCATCTCAGCTCACCGGCTCGATGCTGTACTCGTAGTCGTGGATGAGCGGGTTGGCAAGGAGCCTTTTGCACATCTCCTCCACTTCCCGCTCTGGCTTTTCGCTCTCCAGCTCGAACTCGAAGTACTTGGGAACGTGCAAGCTCTCCACCGCGTAGCCGAGGTTCCTGAGGGCGTTTCCTATGACCCTTCCTTCGGGGTCGTTGAGTCCCTCTTTTAAGCGAACGATGATGGTAACCTTCCACCTCATGGGCATCACCTTATCAAAAATATGTAAAAATTTGGAGTTTTTAAGGTTTATTTTAACATAAATTTGTCAAGAATACGTCAGCTCCAGCGCGAGCCTTACGGAATCCTCCGAGACGACTCTCATTACCCCCTTGTCCCCCATGAGGAGAACGACATCTGTATGAAGCGTCTTCATGAAGACCCAACTTCCTCTCGGTCTCATAGAAGATAAAGAAGAGAAAGCTTGATACATCTGAACAAAAAAGCAAAGATGAGAAGGAGTACTTATTTTTTAGGAATGTTTGATCGCCATCATTAAGAATAAGCTCGCAAAGAGCGCAAGGATTCCAGATACAACATAAGCGCCTCCAAGGCCAAAGATATCAGCAATGAGCCCAACTGCAATGTTGGCAAGCATTGAGAACATACCTCCTATCGTGCTAAGTGCGGATGTAACGGTAGAGCGGATTGGAGAGGGTATAAGCTCATTTCTGAACGTTATCATGGCGGGTGCTCTAATGGCTATTATTATCTCAAAGAGAGTTATGAGTGCGAGGAGGGATAAGAGGCCCTTAACAATGCCCATTGCGATTATCAGAAGACCCATCAACGGCGTTGTGATTGCTAAAATTTTCCTGTGGTCCATGAACCTAGAGAGCCTGAGAGATACGAATCCCCCGAAAGACGTTGAAAGTATCAGCAGGGGATAAACGTAACCTATACTGCTTTCCCTGAGTCCGGCTTCCTTTGCAAGAACCATCCAGAAC
This window of the Thermococcus thermotolerans genome carries:
- the purS gene encoding phosphoribosylformylglycinamidine synthase subunit PurS, translated to MRWKVTIIVRLKEGLNDPEGRVIGNALRNLGYAVESLHVPKYFEFELESEKPEREVEEMCKRLLANPLIHDYEYSIEPVS